One window of Paludibacter propionicigenes WB4 genomic DNA carries:
- a CDS encoding phosphatidate cytidylyltransferase: protein MNNFVKRTLSGFLFVTLIVGSILISKYSFAVFFALICGWAVREFHLLTNKQQGVSVNLIAAFVGGILLFASSFVYASCIWRYSSFSIYGIYVVFVLILELYRKQTNPIHNWAYFILGQIFIALPFSLLNFILFINDWQPLVLLSVFVTIWVNDTGAYLTGVTIGKHRLFERISPKKSWEGFIGGGLFALLSGYVFSLLIPEIQLVHWLIFSEIIVVFGTFGDLIESLQKRTVGVKDSGDLIPGHGGLLDRFDSMLLAAPVIFIYLSLLF, encoded by the coding sequence ATGAATAATTTTGTAAAACGAACTTTGAGCGGCTTTTTATTTGTGACGTTGATTGTTGGTTCTATTTTAATCAGTAAATACTCTTTTGCTGTGTTTTTTGCTTTGATATGTGGTTGGGCCGTACGTGAGTTCCACCTGTTGACGAATAAGCAACAGGGTGTAAGTGTAAATTTAATTGCAGCCTTCGTTGGCGGAATCTTGTTATTTGCATCTTCATTTGTATATGCTTCCTGTATTTGGCGATATTCTTCATTCTCAATTTATGGCATTTACGTTGTCTTTGTTTTGATATTGGAATTGTACAGAAAGCAAACTAATCCGATACATAATTGGGCTTATTTTATTCTTGGTCAGATTTTTATCGCTTTGCCGTTCTCGCTTCTCAATTTTATTCTTTTTATTAATGATTGGCAGCCGCTTGTTCTGTTGTCCGTTTTTGTAACTATTTGGGTGAATGATACAGGTGCATATCTCACCGGCGTAACTATTGGAAAACATCGGCTTTTTGAGCGAATTTCCCCAAAAAAATCGTGGGAAGGCTTCATTGGAGGAGGATTATTTGCGCTGCTTTCAGGATATGTGTTTTCGTTGCTCATTCCGGAAATCCAACTCGTTCACTGGCTCATTTTCTCTGAAATAATCGTTGTTTTCGGAACTTTTGGAGATTTGATAGAATCCTTGCAGAAGCGCACGGTGGGAGTGAAAGATTCAGGCGATTTAATACCCGGGCACGGCGGATTGCTGGACAGATTTGATAGCATGCTTTTGGCTGCACCGGTTATATTTATTTATTTGAGTTTGTTGTTTTAG
- a CDS encoding 1-acyl-sn-glycerol-3-phosphate acyltransferase — MEFNFEEIRCYNNEEVHVVLERLIEEKQFMKVLSTIYPLLPKELIKQRLLIYESNYAFQKEMVYPFLQYLEANMTKGIDLNGINKIDTTKSYLYISNHRDIILDSAFLCGKFIEKNMDTVEIAIGDNLLIYPWIEDLVRVNKSFIVKRGLSARQILESSQRLSAYIAHTIIDKNQSIWIAQREGRAKDANDRTQESLLKMFNMNGDGSFIENLSRLNICPISISYEYDPCDFLKAKEMQQKRDESCYKKDPKDDLINMQTGVMGYKGKVVYEITGDIEKDLNMIALESNNRNEQISLVAELIDKRIHSNYTVFANNKIAYDLLKNTKHFSSEYSTIDKLNFEKYLSLQIAKIDLADKDENFLMKKLLEMYANPLINKLSTSTTYFEEGE; from the coding sequence ATGGAATTTAATTTTGAAGAGATTCGTTGTTATAACAACGAAGAAGTGCATGTTGTATTGGAACGCTTAATTGAAGAAAAACAATTCATGAAAGTGTTGAGTACGATTTACCCGCTTTTGCCTAAGGAATTGATTAAGCAACGCTTATTGATCTATGAATCCAATTATGCTTTTCAAAAGGAAATGGTTTATCCTTTTCTGCAGTACTTGGAGGCTAATATGACTAAAGGGATTGATTTGAACGGTATAAATAAAATAGATACTACTAAATCTTATCTTTATATTTCTAACCACAGGGATATTATTCTTGATTCTGCATTCTTGTGTGGTAAATTTATCGAAAAGAATATGGATACTGTAGAGATTGCCATCGGTGATAATTTATTGATTTATCCGTGGATTGAAGATTTGGTACGTGTTAATAAGAGTTTTATAGTAAAAAGAGGGCTAAGTGCCAGACAGATTTTAGAAAGTTCACAAAGACTATCTGCGTATATAGCTCATACAATTATTGATAAGAATCAGTCGATATGGATAGCTCAACGCGAAGGTAGAGCGAAGGATGCAAATGACAGAACTCAGGAAAGTTTATTGAAAATGTTCAATATGAATGGAGATGGTAGCTTTATAGAAAATTTAAGCAGATTGAATATTTGCCCTATAAGTATTTCATATGAATATGACCCGTGCGACTTTTTGAAAGCAAAAGAAATGCAGCAGAAACGTGATGAATCATGCTATAAAAAAGACCCAAAGGATGATCTGATCAATATGCAGACTGGTGTTATGGGGTACAAAGGTAAGGTGGTTTATGAAATTACGGGAGATATTGAAAAAGACCTAAATATGATTGCTTTGGAATCTAATAATAGGAATGAGCAGATATCTCTTGTTGCTGAACTGATTGACAAACGGATACATTCAAACTATACTGTCTTTGCCAATAATAAAATAGCTTACGATTTATTGAAAAATACAAAGCATTTTTCAAGTGAATATTCCACTATCGATAAGCTTAATTTTGAGAAGTATTTGTCTTTGCAAATTGCCAAAATAGACCTAGCGGATAAAGATGAGAATTTCTTGATGAAGAAGTTGCTTGAGATGTATGCTAACCCACTTATCAACAAATTAAGTACGAGTACGACATATTTTGAAGAGGGCGAATGA
- a CDS encoding decarboxylase has translation MKNKYIDLIEQSFEFPNEEFNIVENELEWCGVPLMDIIKQYGTPLRISYLPKIAQNIQKARRMFNVAMAKVDYNGDYNYCYCTKSSHFSFVMEEVLKHGVHLETSSAFDINIMESLYEQDLLKTDTFVICNGFKRPQYVENIQNLMRLGFTNVIPILDNKFELDLFLKDFDIKFNVGIRIAAEEEPKFDFYTSRLGIRYNDIIPYYTKHIANNPQVELKMLHFFINTGVKDTAYYWNELNKAVNLYCELKKKCPQLDSLNIGGGFPIQTHLDMVYDYEYMAEEIVAQIKTICTQNGVPEPHIFTEFGSYTVGESGAMLYSIVNQKKQNDRELWNMIDSSFMTTLPDTWAINQRYVFLAINNWDSEYERVNLGGLTCDSEDFYNAEVHSNAVFLPKMHEDREQYIGFFHTGAYQESLSGFGGIQHCLIPAPKLVIIDQDEDGEYFTKLFAKEQSYKSMLKILGY, from the coding sequence ATGAAAAATAAATACATTGATCTTATTGAGCAAAGTTTTGAATTTCCAAATGAAGAATTCAATATTGTTGAAAACGAATTGGAATGGTGCGGAGTACCACTAATGGACATTATCAAACAGTATGGAACTCCCTTGCGTATATCGTATCTCCCTAAAATAGCGCAAAATATACAAAAAGCCAGAAGAATGTTCAACGTAGCAATGGCTAAGGTTGACTACAATGGCGACTACAATTATTGCTATTGCACTAAGAGTTCTCACTTCTCATTTGTAATGGAAGAGGTCTTAAAGCATGGTGTACACCTAGAAACATCATCTGCATTCGACATAAATATAATGGAATCATTATACGAACAGGACTTACTTAAAACAGACACTTTTGTGATATGTAATGGATTTAAACGACCTCAATACGTTGAAAACATTCAAAACCTTATGCGTCTTGGATTCACAAATGTCATCCCTATACTTGACAATAAATTTGAATTGGACCTATTCCTAAAAGACTTTGATATCAAATTCAATGTAGGTATTCGAATTGCAGCCGAAGAAGAACCTAAGTTTGACTTCTATACATCACGACTTGGTATTCGTTACAACGATATTATTCCATACTACACTAAGCACATTGCCAACAATCCGCAGGTTGAACTTAAGATGCTTCACTTCTTTATTAACACCGGAGTAAAGGACACTGCATATTATTGGAACGAATTAAACAAAGCCGTAAACCTATATTGTGAGCTTAAAAAGAAATGTCCTCAGTTAGACAGCTTAAATATTGGTGGGGGATTCCCAATTCAAACACATCTGGATATGGTTTACGATTACGAATATATGGCAGAGGAGATTGTAGCTCAGATCAAAACTATTTGTACGCAAAACGGAGTTCCTGAACCTCATATCTTTACTGAGTTTGGATCATACACTGTAGGTGAAAGTGGTGCTATGCTATATTCTATTGTCAACCAGAAAAAACAAAACGACAGGGAGCTATGGAATATGATCGATAGCTCTTTTATGACTACCCTTCCAGACACCTGGGCTATAAACCAGCGATATGTGTTTTTAGCGATAAACAACTGGGATTCGGAGTATGAGCGTGTAAACCTCGGGGGACTAACCTGTGATAGCGAAGATTTCTATAACGCAGAAGTCCATTCTAATGCAGTCTTTCTTCCAAAAATGCACGAGGACAGAGAACAATATATCGGCTTCTTTCATACAGGCGCTTATCAGGAATCTCTGAGCGGATTTGGTGGTATTCAACACTGCCTCATTCCTGCTCCTAAGCTGGTCATTATTGACCAGGATGAAGATGGCGAATACTTTACGAAATTATTTGCTAAAGAACAGAGCTACAAGTCAATGCTAAAAATTCTGGGATACTAA
- a CDS encoding DUF2975 domain-containing protein, producing MKRIKFLCIVLLAVFFASLYQSVVLPFWEGVKTGYTAAKYQFEHKEQIDNYLLIDVTPKDYAYFDESEINLNTKEGVLIRPHNVTIMTKSLPDKTTTWLILKSFISVLTLIVLTLGIWVPFLLVKILRSLQKSEVFDRRNLKRINRIGLILLTIGLFDSLLKIVNILLAELMIDLSNYNFSYANVVEFYPIIMGVVILIMNEILRISIEIKEEQDMTI from the coding sequence ATGAAACGGATTAAATTTTTATGTATTGTCTTGTTGGCTGTTTTTTTTGCCAGCCTTTATCAGAGTGTTGTTTTGCCTTTCTGGGAAGGAGTAAAAACCGGTTATACTGCTGCAAAATACCAATTTGAACACAAAGAACAGATTGACAATTATCTTTTGATCGATGTTACTCCGAAAGATTATGCTTACTTTGATGAATCTGAAATTAATCTGAATACCAAAGAAGGAGTGTTGATTCGTCCGCATAATGTTACAATAATGACTAAATCTTTACCTGATAAAACAACTACATGGCTTATTCTCAAGTCTTTTATTTCTGTTCTTACCTTGATAGTTCTTACTCTGGGTATTTGGGTTCCATTTCTGCTTGTGAAAATATTGAGATCATTACAAAAATCTGAGGTTTTTGATAGGCGTAACTTAAAAAGAATAAATAGAATAGGACTTATATTGTTGACTATAGGCCTATTTGACTCATTATTAAAAATTGTAAATATTCTGTTGGCGGAATTAATGATAGACTTGAGTAATTATAATTTTTCGTATGCTAATGTAGTTGAATTTTATCCGATAATAATGGGAGTTGTGATTCTGATAATGAATGAAATATTGAGAATTAGTATTGAAATTAAGGAAGAGCAGGATATGACTATCTGA
- a CDS encoding helix-turn-helix domain-containing protein: protein MPIIVNLDVMMARRKISLNELSEKVDITPANLSILKTGKAKAIRFSTLESICKVLDCQPSDILEYQSEAK, encoded by the coding sequence ATGCCGATAATAGTAAATTTGGATGTAATGATGGCTCGTAGAAAGATATCTTTAAATGAGTTATCGGAGAAAGTGGATATTACCCCAGCTAATTTGTCGATATTAAAGACGGGTAAAGCTAAGGCAATTCGCTTTAGTACGCTCGAATCTATATGCAAGGTGCTTGATTGTCAACCGTCGGATATTTTAGAATATCAAAGTGAAGCGAAATAG